In the genome of Thermovirga sp., one region contains:
- a CDS encoding glycine reductase, which produces MKTMTGTGTKKIIGCALREIVESARSGGPRTRVALMASGSELGPGELARGAIAAQESRPGLEVVMIGPRIEGYDQLSWIETPDCEEDISRAMESALKGGDI; this is translated from the coding sequence GTGAAGACCATGACTGGGACTGGAACAAAAAAAATCATCGGCTGTGCCCTCCGCGAAATAGTGGAGTCCGCCAGAAGCGGAGGCCCACGTACGAGAGTAGCGCTCATGGCCTCCGGGAGCGAGCTCGGTCCGGGGGAACTCGCCCGGGGAGCGATCGCGGCCCAGGAATCGAGGCCAGGCCTTGAAGTAGTTATGATCGGGCCAAGGATCGAAGGCTACGATCAACTGAGCTGGATTGAAACACCCGATTGCGAAGAAGATATCTCGCGGGCCATGGAGTCGGCGCTGAAGGGAGGCGACATCAG